A single genomic interval of Deltaproteobacteria bacterium harbors:
- a CDS encoding CoA pyrophosphatase — MNREDVIAAVRAHRSLELPSTGLRPSAVLVALREMSDSDGFELILTRRTEKLPSHAGQVSFPGGGTTDSDANPESTALRETEEELGIDPACVTVVGELDHLNTITGYHVVPIVGIVPRDIVFKPSEHEVAKVFTVPLDVFLDDSRWVTKVHNYKGSEIAMQELHWDGENIWGATAYMIQRFCYVLKRFTP; from the coding sequence GTGAACCGAGAAGACGTAATCGCTGCCGTTCGAGCCCACCGGTCGCTGGAGCTTCCGAGTACCGGGCTAAGGCCCAGCGCTGTATTGGTGGCATTGCGTGAAATGAGCGACTCCGATGGTTTCGAGCTCATTCTCACTCGGCGCACTGAAAAGTTACCCTCTCATGCCGGACAAGTGTCTTTTCCTGGCGGCGGCACAACAGACTCGGATGCAAATCCCGAGTCGACAGCCCTTAGGGAAACTGAAGAAGAGCTGGGTATCGACCCTGCGTGCGTGACAGTGGTCGGAGAACTGGATCATCTCAACACCATCACCGGATACCATGTCGTACCAATCGTGGGTATCGTACCCCGAGATATCGTTTTTAAGCCTTCAGAGCATGAAGTCGCCAAAGTGTTTACCGTTCCGCTGGATGTGTTCCTGGATGATTCGCGCTGGGTGACCAAGGTTCATAATTATAAAGGCAGTGAAATTGCCATGCAGGAACTTCATTGGGATGGCGAAAATATCTGGGGTGCAACAGCCTACATGATTCAGCGTTTTTGTTACGTATTAAAGAGATTCACACCCTGA